The following are encoded in a window of Bacteroidales bacterium genomic DNA:
- a CDS encoding LacI family transcriptional regulator, which yields MSRRTSLKDIARELNISISTVSRALRNVGEVSEETRRKVKELAESWKYKPDPLALGLLKNKTGYIGVILPEPVNHYFSTVLNGMNIVAQEHGYHLLISYSYDQSGNEQKAIDDFVWARAEGMVICPAIDTIDIRRYQQISGNGIPLVFVERDIPEMDVAAVITDNYKSVRSLMDFLTGCGYRRIALITNLEYYSVGRICYQAYTDVLKKKRMAIRKELIIHGSMSISTSVEAARHLLQLKPIPDAVVVTDDCSAMAVMKVFQEAGLSVPDDIAVTGFNDEPFTSYISPALTTISRPGYLMGMKAMELLIDMIRGNKSLTCGEKIGLESDLIIRNSTFRPPDR from the coding sequence ATGAGCAGAAGAACATCCCTGAAAGACATTGCCCGGGAACTTAATATTTCCATTTCGACTGTATCAAGGGCCTTGCGCAACGTAGGCGAGGTCAGCGAAGAGACCCGGCGAAAAGTGAAAGAACTGGCAGAGTCATGGAAATACAAACCTGATCCGCTGGCTCTTGGGCTGTTGAAGAATAAAACAGGGTACATCGGGGTTATCCTTCCGGAACCGGTGAATCATTATTTTTCTACCGTACTGAATGGCATGAACATCGTGGCACAGGAGCACGGCTATCATTTGCTGATCAGCTATTCGTATGATCAGTCAGGCAATGAACAGAAAGCAATTGATGATTTTGTATGGGCACGGGCTGAAGGCATGGTTATATGCCCGGCCATTGACACAATTGACATCAGAAGGTATCAGCAGATTTCAGGCAATGGAATTCCCCTGGTTTTTGTTGAAAGAGATATTCCTGAAATGGATGTCGCCGCCGTTATTACGGATAACTACAAATCGGTGCGATCTCTGATGGATTTTCTGACTGGTTGCGGCTACCGGAGGATTGCACTGATCACCAACCTGGAATATTATTCCGTTGGAAGAATTTGTTATCAGGCATATACTGACGTGCTGAAAAAAAAGCGTATGGCTATTCGAAAGGAACTGATCATTCATGGCAGCATGTCCATTTCAACATCGGTGGAAGCGGCACGTCATCTTCTGCAACTAAAACCAATCCCTGATGCCGTGGTGGTAACCGACGACTGCTCTGCCATGGCTGTTATGAAAGTCTTTCAGGAAGCCGGACTTTCAGTCCCTGATGACATAGCCGTAACAGGTTTCAACGATGAACCGTTTACCTCGTATATATCGCCGGCACTCACAACCATAAGCAGACCGGGTTATCTGATGGGAATGAAAGCCATGGAACTGCTCATTGATATGATAAGAGGAAACAAATCGCTTACCTGCGGCGAAAAAATCGGCCTGGAATCCGATCTTATCATCAGAAATTCCACTTTTCGCCCTCCGGACCGATGA